The following are encoded together in the Triticum dicoccoides isolate Atlit2015 ecotype Zavitan chromosome 6B, WEW_v2.0, whole genome shotgun sequence genome:
- the LOC119325003 gene encoding 1-aminocyclopropane-1-carboxylate oxidase 1-like, whose amino-acid sequence MALPANAAASLSFPVINMEKLETEERGAAMEVIHDACENWGFFELLNHGISHELLDEVERVSKAHYACREDKFKEFAARTLEAGEKGADVKDVDWESTFFVRHLPASNLVDLPDLDHQYRQVMKEFASEIEKLAEKVLDLLCENLGLEQGYLKQALAGSSGPTFGTKVSSYPPCPRPDLVDGLRAHTDAGGVILLFQDDQVSGLQLVKDGAWVDVPPMRHAIVVNIGDQLEVITNGRYKSVMHRVLTRPDGNRMSIASFYNPGADAVIFPAPALVAAAGATEKNEGEEGGAAYPRFVFEDYMNLYVRHKFEAKEPRFQAMKADAASVATA is encoded by the exons ATGGCACTTCCTGCTAATGCCGCTGCCTCGTTGAGCTTCCCGGTGATCAACATGGAGAAGCTGGAGACGGAGGAGAGGGGCGCGGCCATGGAGGTTATCCACGACGCCTGCGAGAACTGGGGATTCTTCGAG CTGCTGAACCATGGCATCTCGCATGAGCTGCTGGACGAGGTGGAGCGGGTGAGCAAGGCGCACTACGCATGCCGGgaggacaagttcaaggagttcgcGGCGAGGACGCTGGAGGCCGGCGAGAAGGGCGCCGACGTGAAGGACGTGGACTGGGAGAGCACCTTCTTCGTCCGCCACCTTCCCGCCTCCAACCTCGTCGACCTGCCGGACCTCGACCACCAGTACAG GCAAGTGATGAAGGAGTTCGCGTCGGAGATCGAGAAGCTGGCGGAGAAGGTGCTGGACCTGCTGTGCGAGAACCTGGGCCTGGAGCAGGGCTACCTGAAGCAGGCCTTGGCCGGTTCCAGTGGCCCGACGTTCGGCACCAAGGTGAGCAGCTACCCGCCGTGCCCACGCCCCGACCTGGTGGACGGCCTCCGCGCGCACACCGACGCCGGCGGCGTCATCCTTCTGTTCCAGGACGACCAGGTGAGCGGGCTCCAGCTCGTCAAGGACGGAGCATGGGTCGACGTGCCGCCCATGCGCCACGCCATCGTCGTCAACATCGGCGACCAGCTGGAGGTGATCACCAACGGGCGGTACAAGAGCGTGATGCACCGCGTGCTCACCCGCCCCGACGGCAACCGCATGTCCATCGCCTCCTTCTACAACCCCGGCGCCGACGCCGTCATCTTCCCGGCCCCGGCGcttgtggccgctgccggcgccacgGAGAAGAACGAGGGCGAGGAGGGCGGCGCCGCGTACCCGAGGTTCGTGTTCGAGGACTACATGAACCTGTACGTGCGCCACAAGTTCGAGGCCAAGGAGCCGCGCTTCCAGGCCATGAAGGCGGACGCCGCGTCAGTCGCCACAGCGTGA